The segment AGGAAGCCCGTGGTAAAGAGCACGAACTTCGGCGGACGGCTGGATGCTTGGGTGCCGAACAGGATGCGGGGCTGCTTGCCGCCACGGACAGGGTGCGGGTGGGCAGCCACGAGCTCGCCCAGGAACGCGTTCAGGCGTCCCGTGGGGATGCGCTTGTCCCAGCTCTCCAAGGCGAGGTCCAGTGCGGGCACCAGACGGTCCTTGTGCCAGCCGGTCTTGGCGGAGATGTTGACGCGCGGAGCCCATTCAACGTGTGCCAGGTCCTGCTCGATTTCACGCTCAAGGTAGCGGCGACGTTCGTCGTCGAGCAGGTCCCACTTGTTGAACGCGAGGACCAGCGCACGGCCCGACTCGATGGCGAGCTGCAGGATGCGGACGTCTTGTTCGCTGAGCACCTCGTCAACGGCGAGGAGCACGACGGCGACCTCCGCCTTTTCGAGCGCGGCCTGCGTACGCAGGGAAGCGTAGAAGTCTGCCCCCTGGGCCATGTGCTGGCGGCGGCGGATGCCTGCCGTGTCCACGAAGCGCCAGGTGCGGTCGCCGAGTTCGATGAATTCGTCCACGGGGTCGCGCGTGGTCCCGGCGAGGGGATCAACGACCACGCGCTCGGAGCCGGCAAGCTTGTTCAGCAAGGAGGACTTGCCGACGTTCGGGCGGCCGATGAGGGCAATGCGGCGGGGGCCGCCGGAGCGCTCGACGCCTTCCACCGTGGAGAACTCGGGAAGGGTGTCCATGACGTGGTCCAGGAGGTCGGCGACGCCGCGGCCATGGAGGGCGGACACCGGGTACGGCTCGCCGAAGCCAAGGCCCCAAAGCGAAGCCGAGTCGGCTTCCTGGGCAAAGTCATCGACCTTGTTGGCCACCATGATGACCGGCTTCTTGGACTTGCGCAGCATCTTCATGACGCCTTCGTCCGTGGCAGTGGCGCCAACGGCGGAGTCCACCACGAAGAGCACGGCATCGGCCAGTTCCACGGCCATCTCGGCCTGCTCGGCGACGCGGGCGTGGATGCCCCTCGCGTCGTGCTCCCAGCCACCTGTGTCCACCAGCGTGAAGTTACGGCCGTTCCAATGTGCCGAGTACATGACACGGTCACGGGTAACGCCCGGGGTGTCCTCGACGACGGCCTCGCGGCGGCCGAGGATGCGGTTCACCAGCGTGGACTTGCCGACGTTGGGGCGGCCAATGATGGCCAGGACCGGGTCCAGCTTGAGGGGGCCGTCTTCGCCTTCGTCGTCGTAGAGCCCGCTCAGCAGCGCGGCGTCGTCCTCGTCGAGGTCGTAGTCTTCCAGGCCTGCCCGGAGGGAGGCTGCGCGGAGTTCGGCTTCGTTGTCGTCCAGGGCGGCGAGGTTTTCAGCCACCTGGTCGGTGCCGGTGGGCGTGTATTCGTCGTCGCCGGCTCCGATGTTGCCGGATTTGTGAGTCGTATCGCTCATTGCACTTTCCTTAGTGGTGATCTGCCGGCGTCCCGGCTACTTCTTCTTGGCGGTGCTGCATTGGCTGTGGGCCGGTTCATTTAGTCCCCCGGAAGGGACTGACCGGTGGTCTTGACGGCATCCTGGACGTGTCCAGCCAGCGCAGCGCGGATCTCCGCAGCCGCCCTGTCCATTGAAACACGCCCCGACTCGCCATTTCTGCGGGTCACATTCAAGGGGGCTCCGAAACTGACGTGCAGGCGGCGGCGCAGCCCCGGAATGGAATCGCGATGTTCGTCTGCGATCCGCGTTCCGAGGATGGCCACGGGAATCACTGTGGCCCCGGACATCAGCGCGAGCCATGCGACGCCGTTGCTGATGTTGCCGGCGGTGCCGCTCCCCCGCGTTCCTTCAGGGAGAATCCCCACGCAACGGCCGGCGTCGAGCACTTGCTTTCCGAGTTGGAGCGCCGCACGGTCGCCGGAGCGGTCGATGGAAATCTGCCCCGAGGCACGAAGCACCTTTCCCAGGAAACCCCTGAACATCTCCTTCTTGACCAGGATGTGCATGGGCCGTGGAGCCGCGCCGAACATCACCGGCCCATCCAGGAAGCTGATGTGGTTGCCCGCGAAAATGACCGGGCCGGACTTGGGAATATTGGAGCGTCCCGTTATTGCGGTCCGGTACAGGACGTGGTCCAACAGCCAGCCAACAGGCCGGCTCCACATCATGGTCCAGCGTGCCGGGAGCCGGGCTTCAGTCACCGTAGATGACCTTGCCCACAATGCTCAGTGCCGTTTCGACCGTCTCTTCGAAGTCCAGGTCCGAGGAATCCAAGGTCACGACGCCGTCGGCCGCCTGGGTGAAGTTCACCACAGTGGAGTCCTTGGCATCGCGGCGGATCACTTGGGCGGCGAGTTGCTCCTGGCTCTGCGTTCCGCCCAACTGGAGGCCGCGGCGCCGCAGCCGGGCTTCCTCGCTGGCGGTCAGCAGCATGCGGACCTCCGCATAGGGCGCGACGACGGTGGTGATGTCCCGCCCTTCCACCACCATGCGGCGGTGGTGCTGTTCGATCAGCTGGCGCTGGCGACGAATCAATTCGTTGCGGGCACCCAAGGTGGTTGCCACCGCGCTGACAGCCGAGGATATCCTCGGCTCGCGGATTTCCTCCGTGATGTCCACTCCGGCAACACTGACGTATTCGGCGTTGGCGCTGGTGCTAAGTTCCAGCGGCAGATCCTTTGAGGCCTGCTCGACGGCGGCACCGTCGGCGAGGTCGATCCCGGTCTTGAGGCAGTACCAGGTCAACGCACGGTACATCGCACCCGTGTCCAGGTAGGCGAGCTTCAAGCGCCGGGCAACTTCCTTGCTGACGCTGGACTTGCCGGAGCCGGACGGGCCGTCGATGGCGACAACCAGCGGCTTTCCCGGTCGTACAACGGTCTCCGGGCCGAAAAGTTCACGTTTCATTACTGGAGTACCCGCCATCCACGGTCGGTCAAGGCTTCAACAAGGAGGTCATGCTTG is part of the Arthrobacter ramosus genome and harbors:
- the der gene encoding ribosome biogenesis GTPase Der, which produces MSDTTHKSGNIGAGDDEYTPTGTDQVAENLAALDDNEAELRAASLRAGLEDYDLDEDDAALLSGLYDDEGEDGPLKLDPVLAIIGRPNVGKSTLVNRILGRREAVVEDTPGVTRDRVMYSAHWNGRNFTLVDTGGWEHDARGIHARVAEQAEMAVELADAVLFVVDSAVGATATDEGVMKMLRKSKKPVIMVANKVDDFAQEADSASLWGLGFGEPYPVSALHGRGVADLLDHVMDTLPEFSTVEGVERSGGPRRIALIGRPNVGKSSLLNKLAGSERVVVDPLAGTTRDPVDEFIELGDRTWRFVDTAGIRRRQHMAQGADFYASLRTQAALEKAEVAVVLLAVDEVLSEQDVRILQLAIESGRALVLAFNKWDLLDDERRRYLEREIEQDLAHVEWAPRVNISAKTGWHKDRLVPALDLALESWDKRIPTGRLNAFLGELVAAHPHPVRGGKQPRILFGTQASSRPPKFVLFTTGFLDPGYRRFITRRLRETFGFDGTPIEVNMRVREKRGKKR
- the cmk gene encoding (d)CMP kinase, with product MKRELFGPETVVRPGKPLVVAIDGPSGSGKSSVSKEVARRLKLAYLDTGAMYRALTWYCLKTGIDLADGAAVEQASKDLPLELSTSANAEYVSVAGVDITEEIREPRISSAVSAVATTLGARNELIRRQRQLIEQHHRRMVVEGRDITTVVAPYAEVRMLLTASEEARLRRRGLQLGGTQSQEQLAAQVIRRDAKDSTVVNFTQAADGVVTLDSSDLDFEETVETALSIVGKVIYGD